The following are encoded together in the Pleurocapsa sp. FMAR1 genome:
- a CDS encoding alpha/beta hydrolase, producing MGKAKKKEIKSAASQLSALCSIRLKPRKIWQASFIALFSCSFLTSAWILPAVSAERIAFDYGILGEFYISIADLEAFAKEGKITPGFAYYADRFSPKDLAQLRNLLNRSFKISVVTTSTFVNLPIGKQLLKEIGLIIDSPENVSQPALRASLILAAAEPEGLTILSVLRHYTTKTLKLNTKRIFEAVDEATKLLTDTEQVFQTLGQEAKRVATGNSLDLNTFADLSNSGQKKWRKENITVRSDSDRQIEGVVYLPISTDKPAPVVVVAPGLNTNWQNFTYIAEHLADYGFGVAAVNFPGTNARRVNAVLNGLDTPPKDNQWIEQPKIVTRLLDEMERKSQNEESWRGKLDLQRVGIIGQSLGGYTAMAIAGAKVDWQHLQKECQKIGNPEQIDLNPALFWQCQSATNSSPNTDLRDRRIVAAIAINPVTNPVFSQSGMSQFDSPLLIIAGDKDIFAPALDEQLVPFTWLPKNNKYLVLVKNSTHFSFIAEGDSDEFELPINIMGFNPGLARSYLKVLSVAFFETHLAQQNEFRFYLTESYIKRLSKPPLAINLLRSLNASQLNKLIEK from the coding sequence GTGGGCAAAGCAAAAAAAAAAGAAATTAAGTCAGCAGCCAGTCAACTATCTGCTCTGTGTTCGATAAGATTAAAGCCAAGAAAAATTTGGCAAGCTTCTTTTATAGCTTTGTTTAGCTGTAGTTTTTTAACTTCCGCCTGGATTTTACCGGCTGTAAGTGCCGAACGCATCGCCTTTGACTATGGAATTTTGGGCGAGTTTTATATTTCCATTGCCGATCTAGAAGCATTTGCCAAAGAAGGTAAAATTACTCCTGGTTTTGCCTATTATGCCGATCGCTTTAGTCCAAAAGATTTAGCGCAATTAAGAAATTTACTTAATCGCAGCTTTAAAATCAGCGTTGTCACAACAAGCACTTTTGTCAATTTACCGATTGGCAAACAATTGCTCAAAGAAATCGGCTTAATCATAGATTCTCCTGAGAATGTAAGCCAGCCTGCTTTGCGAGCCTCTTTGATTTTAGCTGCTGCTGAACCCGAAGGGCTAACAATTCTCAGTGTTCTTCGTCACTACACTACCAAAACGCTGAAATTAAATACCAAGCGCATTTTTGAAGCAGTCGATGAAGCGACAAAACTTTTGACAGACACAGAACAAGTTTTCCAAACATTAGGGCAAGAGGCAAAACGAGTAGCAACTGGTAATTCTCTCGATCTAAATACTTTTGCAGATCTGAGCAACTCAGGACAAAAGAAGTGGCGTAAAGAAAATATAACTGTTAGGTCAGATAGCGATCGCCAGATTGAGGGAGTAGTTTATTTGCCAATATCTACCGACAAACCTGCCCCTGTAGTTGTTGTTGCTCCTGGATTAAATACCAATTGGCAAAACTTTACCTATATAGCCGAGCATCTGGCTGACTATGGCTTTGGGGTAGCTGCGGTTAATTTTCCTGGTACTAATGCCCGACGGGTAAACGCAGTCTTGAATGGTTTAGATACGCCTCCAAAGGATAATCAATGGATAGAGCAACCTAAGATCGTTACTCGGTTGTTAGATGAGATGGAGCGTAAGTCCCAAAATGAGGAATCATGGCGGGGTAAGCTCGATTTACAAAGAGTCGGGATTATCGGTCAATCTTTAGGTGGCTATACGGCAATGGCGATCGCTGGAGCGAAGGTGGACTGGCAACATCTGCAAAAAGAATGTCAAAAAATAGGAAACCCAGAACAAATCGACCTAAACCCCGCGCTATTTTGGCAATGCCAAAGTGCAACTAATTCTTCTCCTAATACCGATTTGCGAGATCGAAGAATAGTTGCGGCGATCGCTATTAATCCTGTAACTAATCCAGTTTTTAGTCAGTCAGGAATGAGCCAGTTTGATTCTCCCTTATTGATCATCGCTGGAGATAAAGATATATTTGCTCCTGCTTTAGATGAACAGCTAGTTCCTTTTACCTGGCTGCCAAAAAACAATAAATATTTGGTTTTGGTCAAAAACAGTACTCATTTTTCCTTTATTGCTGAAGGAGATTCAGATGAATTTGAATTGCCTATCAATATAATGGGTTTTAATCCTGGCTTAGCTCGTTCGTATTTAAAAGTTCTTAGCGTAGCCTTTTTTGAAACTCACCTAGCACAACAAAATGAATTTAGATTTTATCTGACAGAATCTTATATTAAACGCTTGAGCAAGCCACCATTAGCTATCAATTTACTCCGCTCTTTGAATGCCAGTCAATTAAATAAGCTAATTGAAAAATAG